The Octopus sinensis linkage group LG19, ASM634580v1, whole genome shotgun sequence genome contains a region encoding:
- the LOC115222350 gene encoding uncharacterized protein LOC115222350: MVSPLAELKEKIFPTLQDNFKNIAWFAERTILAPRNESVDNVKHGLLHILTRDAPTFVSIDTTNHEHAAVEYPVEFLNALQPTGLPSHKLFLKKVVPIVLLGNLDPPRLSNGTSLTVTTMTSHVLQATIIASCHRGEITYIPRMPLIPSNVPFQFKHLQFPVRLCFTMTINKAQSQTLKIVDHNLQILCLSHGQLYVGCSRVSSANDLYIYSTDAGLTQNTVYPEALSASLSIY, encoded by the coding sequence ATGGTGTCTCCATTGGCCGAGCTCAAAGAAAAGATATTTCCCACACTGCAAGACAACTTCAAGAACATAGCATGGTTCGCAGAGAGAACTATTTTAGCACCTAGGAATGAAAGCGTTGATAACGTAAAGCATGGACTCCTCCACATTTTAACTAGAGATGCTCCAACGTTTGTCTCCATTGATACTACTAATCACGAACATGCCGCTGTTGAGTATCCAGTTGAATTTCTCAACGCTCTACAACCCACAGGACTGCCATCGCATAAGTTGTTCCTAAAGAAAGTTGTACCTATCGTGCTCTTGGGGAATTTGGACCCACCACGACTATCCAATGGTACAAGCTTGACTGTAACTACAATGACAAGTCATGTCCTACAAGCAACCATTATTGCCAGCTGCCACCGAGGAGAAATCACATACATTCCCCGCATGCCCCTTATTCCCTCAAATGTGCCATTTCAGTTCAAGCACCTCCAGTTCCCAGTGCGATTGTGCTTCACTATGACAATCAACAAAGCCCAGAGTCAAACTTTAAAAATTGTGGATCACAATTTACAAATACTCTGCCTTTCTCATGGACAACTATATGTCGGATGCTCTCGAGTTAGCAGTGCAAAtgacttatatatttattctacagACGCTGGACTTACGCAAAACACAGTTTACCCAGAAGCATTGTCGGCTTCACTTAGCATATATTGA